Proteins from a single region of Theobroma cacao cultivar B97-61/B2 chromosome 10, Criollo_cocoa_genome_V2, whole genome shotgun sequence:
- the LOC108663563 gene encoding dehydration-responsive element-binding protein 2A-like has translation MVFVGDQNPKVGSTLSMDSSRKRKRRNGLSVADTLKLWSQNEEAKHPRKAPAKGSKKGCMRGKGGPQNQSCNYRGVRQRTWGKWVAEIRAPNRGKRLWLGTFPTAYEAALAYDEAARMMYGENAILNMPYVSDSDSVATTSNAFSEADFVTVWPESEICGYHAFGEGERMNVEFPVDSEAPSTSGVINTTDEFQPAKPEEECMKETDYSWLNGLDFSEDIPIIGAPGVWDVGSYFSEDEVFNIDEILG, from the coding sequence ATGGTTTTTGTTGGTGATCAAAATCCTAAGGTGGGTTCAACTTTGTCAATGGATTCTTctagaaaaaggaagagacgTAATGGCTTATCAGTTGCTGACACCCTCAAGCTCTGGAGTCAAAACGAGGAGGCCAAGCACCCGCGTAAAGCTCCTGCCAAGGGTTCGAAAAAGGGGTGTATGAGAGGGAAAGGAGGGCCTCAGAATCAAAGCTGTAACTACAGAGGTGTTAGGCAGAGGACTTGGGGAAAATGGGTGGCTGAAATCCGAGCTCCCAATCGAGGGAAGAGGCTCTGGCTCGGTACCTTTCCCACTGCTTATGAAGCTGCTTTAGCATACGACGAAGCTGCCAGGATGATGTACGGTGAAAACGCAATCCTCAATATGCCTTACGTTTCAGATTCCGACTCAGTTGCAACCACTTCAAACGCGTTTTCTGAGGCTGACTTCGTGACTGTGTGGCCTGAGTCTGAAATCTGTGGATATCATGCGTTTGGTGAAGGTGAAAGGATGAATGTTGAGTTTCCTGTGGATTCTGAAGCTCCCTCCACAAGCGGAGTAATTAATACGACAGATGAATTTCAACCTGCAAAACCAGAAGAGGAGTGTATGAAGGAGACAGATTACAGTTGGCTTAATGGATTGGATTTCAGTGAAGATATTCCAATAATTGGAGCGCCTGGTGTCTGGGATGTTGGATCCTACTTTAGTGAGGATGAAGTTTTCAATATAGATGAGATTCTAGGTTGA
- the LOC18586485 gene encoding uncharacterized protein LOC18586485 yields MDLREDSGRLGSLPATTSRNMSSSSSAFFSANQSPFFSPRSSTCQLSESTRSDAQCDSINCSADPPSSSSGIRDPECLEDVRFGLPDMSLTPAACISSDFQKFDHVLSTTLVSNGTISSYGHVGDSVYSALVEKHRKHVRSQDMSFSPVPISLSSNRHRSYDVFIGLHGRKPSLLRFANWLRAELEVQGMSCFVSDRARFRNTRKHGLIERAMDVSSFGVVILTRKSFRNPYTIEELRFFSSKKNLVPIYFDLNPADCLVRDIVEKRGELWEKHGGELWVLYGGLEKEWKEAVNGLFRVDEWKLEAQDGSWRDCILRAVTHLAMKLGRRSVVERLAKWREKVDKEEFPFPRNENFIGRKKELSELEFILFGDISGESERDYFELKARSKRKNLTIGWSKGSSVEERCRERQWESGSRKGKEPVIWKESEKEIEMQSTERQHYQRPRGGGRNSRRKRSAKIVYGKGIACITGDSGIGKTELLLEFAYRYHQRYKMVLWIGGESRYIRQNYLNLWSFLEVDVGVENCIEKCRMKSFEEQEEAAIARVRKELMRNIPFLVVIDNLESEKDWWDRKLVMDLLPRFGGETHILISTRLPHMMNLEPLKLSYLSGVEAMSLMQGSVKDYPIAEIDVLRVIEEKVGRLTVGLAIVGAILSELPINPSRLLDTINRMPLRDFSWSGREAHSLRKNSFLLQLFEVCFSIFDHADGPRSLATRMVQVCGWFAPAAVPVSLLALAAHKVPEKHKGAHFWRKLLRSLTCGFSSSYSKRSEAEASSMLLRFNIARSSTKQGYVHFNELIKVYSRKRGVTGVAHTMVQAVISRGSLFDHPEHIWAACFLLFGFGNDPTVVELKVSELLYLVKEVVLPLAIRTFITFSRCSAALELLRLCTNALEAADQAFVTPVEKWLDKSLCWRPIQTNAQLNPCLWQELALSRATVLETRSKLMLRGGQFDIGDDLIRKAIFIRTSIFGEDHPDTISARETLSKLTRLLANVQTHTSP; encoded by the coding sequence ATGGATCTCAGAGAAGATAGCGGCAGGTTGGGGTCGCTACCAGCGACAACCTCTAGAAATATGTCATCATCGTCGTCAGCATTCTTTTCTGCGAATCAATCACCGTTCTTCTCTCCAAGATCATCAACGTGTCAATTGTCTGAATCGACAAGGTCTGATGCTCAATGTGACAGTATTAATTGTAGCGCTGATCCTCCTAGTTCCAGTTCTGGAATTCGGGATCCCGAATGCCTTGAAGATGTCAGATTTGGCCTGCCAGACATGTCATTAACACCGGCTGCTTGTATTTCAAGTGACTTCCAGAAATTTGACCACGTTTTATCCACAACTCTTGTCTCTAATGGAACCATATCTAGTTATGGCCATGTGGGTGACAGTGTTTATTCTGCCCTTGTAGAGAAGCACAGAAAGCATGTGAGAAGCCAGGATATGTCATTTTCCCCTGTTCCGATATCATTATCTTCTAACAGACACAGAAGCTATGACGTTTTCATAGGTTTGCATGGTCGTAAACCTTCTTTACTGAGGTTTGCAAATTGGCTCCGTGCTGAGTTGGAAGTTCAGGGAATGAGTTGCTTTGTATCTGATAGAGCTCGATTTAGGAACACTCGTAAGCATGGACTTATTGAGAGGGCAATGGATGTTTCTTCCTTTGGTGTTGTAATTCTAACAAGGAAGTCTTTCAGGAATCCATATACTATTGAGGAGCTTAGATTTTTTTCGAGCAAGAAAAATTTGGTCCCAATCTACTTTGATTTGAATCCTGCTGATTGTCTTGTCCGGGATATAGTTGAGAAGAGAGGAGAGCTTTGGGAAAAACATGGGGGTGAATTATGGGTTTTGTATGGAGGGTTGGAAAAGGAGTGGAAGGAAGCTGTTAATGGCCTCTTTCGAGTGGATGAATGGAAACTGGAAGCTCAGGATGGTAGTTGGAGAGACTGCATATTAAGGGCTGTTACCCATTTGGCAATGAAATTAGGAAGACGAAGTGTTGTAGAACGATTGGCCAAGTGGAGAGAAAAGGTAGACAAAGAGGAATTCCCATTTCCTCgaaatgagaattttattGGCAGGAAGAAAGAATTGTCAGAGCTAGAATTTATACTTTTTGGTGACATTAGTGGAGAATCAGAAAGAGATTATTTTGAGCTCAAAGCTAgatcaaagagaaagaattTAACAATTGGCTGGAGTAAGGGCAGTTCAGTGGAGGAAAGGTGCAGGGAAAGACAGTGGGAGAGTGGCAGCCGGAAGGGTAAAGAACCCGTCATTTGGAAGGAGTCAGAAAAGGAGATTGAGATGCAAAGCACTGAAAGGCAGCACTATCAAAGACCAAGAGGTGGTGGACGGAATTCACGGAGAAAGAGATCAGCAAAAATTGTATATGGGAAGGGCATTGCCTGCATAACAGGGGACTCAGGAATTGGGAAGACAGAGCTTCTTCTGGAGTTTGCCTACAGATATCACCAGAGGTATAAGATGGTTCTATGGATAGGAGGAGAAAGCAGGTATATTAGGCAGAATTATCTAAACCTCTGGTCATTTTTAGAGGTAGATGTAGGGGTTGAAAATTGCATAGAAAAATGTAGGATGAAAAGCTTTGAAGAGCAGGAAGAGGCTGCCATTGCTAGAGTCCGGAAAGAGCTTATGAGAAACATACCTTTTCTGGTGGTGATTGATAATTTAGAGAGTGAAAAGGATTGGTGGGATCGCAAGCTTGTAATGGATCTTCTTCCCCGTTTTGGCGGAGAGACCCACATTCTGATATCTACTCGCCTGCCACATATGATGAATTTAGAGCCTTTAAAACTCTCATACTTGTCTGGAGTAGAGGCAATGTCATTAATGCAGGGAAGTGTCAAAGACTACCCTATTGCAGAGATTGATGTGCTCAGGGTAATTGAGGAGAAAGTTGGAAGGCTAACTGTGGGCCTTGCAATTGTAGGCGCAATCCTATCTGAGCTACCCATAAATCCAAGCAGGCTATTGGATACCATCAACAGGATGCCCTTGAGAGACTTTTCATGGAGTGGTAGGGAAGCTCATTCGTTGAGGAAAAACAGTTTCCTCCTGCAACTCTTTGAGGtatgtttttcaatttttgatcATGCAGACGGACCAAGGAGCTTAGCAACAAGAATGGTGCAGGTGTGTGGTTGGTTTGCACCTGCTGCCGTTCCAGTTTCCCTGTTAGCCTTAGCTGCTCACAAGGTACCTGAGAAACATAAAGGAGCCCACTTCTGGAGAAAATTATTACGTTCCTTGACTTGTGGGTTTTCTTCATCATACTCCAAGAGATCTGAAGCAGAAGCATCCTCCATGTTGTTGAGATTTAACATTGCAAGAAGTAGTACCAAGCAAGGTTATGTCCATTTCAATGAGCTCATCAAGGTTTACTCTCGGAAGAGAGGAGTTACCGGAGTTGCACATACCATGGTTCAGGCTGTCATTAGTCGTGGGTCACTATTCGATCACCCAGAACATATATGGGCAGCATGTTTCTTGTTATTTGGATTTGGCAATGATCCTACAGTTGTTGAGCTCAAGGTGTCAGAACTGTTATACCTTGTCAAAGAAGTGGTTTTGCCTCTTGCAATTCGGACATTCATTACATTCTCTAGGTGCAGTGCTGCTCTTGAACTCCTCCGCCTATGCACCAATGCTTTGGAGGCAGCAGACCAAGCATTTGTTACCCCAGTTGAGAAGTGGTTGGACAAATCACTTTGTTGGAGGCCCATCCAAACTAATGCTCAGTTGAATCCATGTCTTTGGCAGGAGTTGGCATTATCAAGAGCCACTGTGCTAGAAACCAGGTCCAAGTTAATGCTAAGAGGGGGGCAATTTGACATAGGAGATGACCTAATTAGGAAAGCTATTTTTATTAGAACTTCAATTTTTGGTGAGGATCATCCAGATACCATATCTGCTCGTGAAACTCTAAGCAAACTCACCCGTCTTCTTGCAAATGTTCAAACTCATACTTCACCATAG